A genome region from Candidatus Methylacidiphilales bacterium includes the following:
- a CDS encoding DMT family transporter, whose protein sequence is MLFACGATLLFSWSVIFARRSTSALGTWDAVWLRTALASCILFPLALAFGAGFSGPGLGWFFLSGVVGFGLSDFALFRALPPLGARLSLLIVQCLAAPIAALIEWCFLGTSLHAGQTAWITLILTGVAIALSPNSLPAADRRSLLGGLAWGLVAATGQALGAVLSRVGFAANRQELVTLDAFSSTAQRMLGGVIFIVVVLVISRKSLQFWRNPTTFKAGLPWAFLNALSGPVLGVTCYQAALREWPSALVLPVVATAPLVIMPWSWWLEGERPTLRTVLGGAMAVAGVAGLVAS, encoded by the coding sequence ATGCTCTTTGCCTGCGGGGCCACCCTACTCTTTTCCTGGTCGGTGATCTTTGCCCGGCGCTCGACCTCGGCGCTGGGCACATGGGACGCCGTTTGGCTGCGAACTGCCCTGGCCTCCTGCATCCTTTTCCCTTTGGCTTTGGCCTTCGGAGCCGGATTTTCCGGGCCGGGCCTGGGTTGGTTTTTCCTCAGTGGGGTGGTCGGTTTTGGCTTGAGCGATTTTGCCCTCTTCCGGGCCCTTCCACCCTTGGGAGCGCGGCTCAGCCTCTTGATCGTGCAGTGCCTGGCGGCACCCATCGCCGCGCTGATCGAGTGGTGCTTTCTGGGTACCTCGCTTCACGCAGGCCAAACGGCGTGGATCACGCTCATCTTGACCGGAGTGGCCATCGCCCTCTCACCGAACTCCCTGCCTGCGGCGGACCGCAGGTCCCTTCTGGGCGGCTTGGCCTGGGGGTTGGTGGCCGCCACGGGCCAGGCACTCGGAGCGGTCCTCAGCCGAGTGGGCTTTGCCGCCAACCGGCAGGAACTGGTCACCCTCGACGCCTTTTCTTCCACCGCTCAGCGAATGCTCGGCGGGGTAATCTTTATCGTTGTTGTTTTGGTAATCAGTCGAAAATCACTCCAATTTTGGAGAAATCCGACGACTTTTAAAGCTGGCTTACCCTGGGCTTTTTTGAATGCCCTGAGCGGCCCGGTGTTGGGCGTGACGTGCTATCAGGCGGCCTTGCGCGAATGGCCGAGTGCGCTCGTTTTGCCCGTCGTGGCCACGGCACCGTTGGTCATCATGCCTTGGAGTTGGTGGCTGGAAGGCGAGCGACCCACGCTGCGCACCGTTTTGGGCGGCGCCATGGCCGTAGCCGGTGTGGCGGGCTTGGTGGCGTCCTAG
- the rimO gene encoding 30S ribosomal protein S12 methylthiotransferase RimO, with the protein MSDETIQVGLISLGCAKNLIDSEIMVGHLQKGGMTMTPDAGKADVIIVNTCSFIDSAKEESIDAILEAHRARGLRKNHTGQKIIVAGCMAQRFAGELKSSMPEVDAFIGLDQIKDIVPIVEKVCAHDRDEDGAPENFVTERPTYIPDYDTPRFRLTPQHYAYVKIAEGCNHPCSFCVIPRMRGRHRSRTVDSVVREVRQLVAEGVKEINLISQDTTYFGMDLWEEKASPRQPVDSSKGAALTTLLREIEALPGDFWVRLLYTHPAHWSDELIHTIADCKKVVRYIDMPLQHISEHMLGEMRRETSGQHIRDLIARIRAGIPGIALRTTFIVGFPGETKADFAELLAFIRETRFERLGIFQYSREEGSRAAKMVRQIPKKVKEERWHEAMALQKELAAEINGQWVGQNLRVLVETSGVARAQADAPDIDGRVYVDPDLAVGEFHEVKIHAVRDYDLIAEGAGRVKGAGGRAYAAAR; encoded by the coding sequence ATGTCGGATGAAACGATCCAAGTCGGCCTGATCTCCCTCGGCTGTGCCAAAAACCTGATCGATTCCGAGATCATGGTCGGCCACCTCCAAAAAGGAGGGATGACCATGACCCCCGATGCCGGGAAGGCCGATGTCATCATCGTCAACACCTGTTCGTTCATCGATTCCGCCAAGGAGGAAAGCATCGACGCCATCCTCGAGGCCCACCGCGCGCGGGGCCTGCGCAAGAACCACACCGGCCAGAAGATCATCGTCGCCGGCTGCATGGCCCAACGCTTCGCCGGCGAACTCAAGTCCTCCATGCCCGAGGTCGATGCCTTCATCGGCCTCGATCAGATCAAGGACATCGTGCCCATCGTGGAAAAAGTCTGCGCCCACGACCGCGATGAAGACGGGGCGCCGGAGAACTTCGTCACCGAGCGTCCGACCTACATCCCGGACTACGACACCCCGCGCTTCCGTCTGACCCCCCAACACTACGCCTACGTCAAGATCGCCGAGGGTTGCAACCACCCCTGTTCGTTCTGTGTCATCCCGCGGATGCGCGGGCGGCATCGCAGCCGCACCGTGGACTCCGTCGTGCGCGAGGTCAGGCAGCTGGTCGCCGAGGGGGTCAAGGAGATCAACCTCATTTCCCAGGACACGACCTACTTCGGCATGGACCTTTGGGAGGAAAAAGCCTCCCCGCGCCAGCCGGTCGATTCCTCCAAGGGCGCGGCCCTCACCACCCTCTTGCGGGAAATTGAAGCCCTGCCCGGCGACTTTTGGGTCCGTCTCCTCTACACCCACCCGGCCCATTGGAGCGACGAACTGATCCACACCATCGCCGACTGCAAAAAAGTGGTCCGCTACATCGACATGCCCCTCCAACACATCAGCGAGCACATGCTCGGGGAAATGCGCCGGGAGACTTCCGGGCAGCACATCCGCGACCTCATTGCCCGCATCCGGGCGGGCATTCCGGGGATCGCCCTCCGCACGACCTTCATCGTCGGTTTCCCCGGCGAAACAAAAGCGGATTTCGCGGAGTTGCTGGCCTTCATCCGTGAAACCCGGTTTGAGCGCTTGGGAATCTTCCAGTATTCGCGTGAAGAGGGCAGCCGTGCCGCCAAGATGGTCCGGCAGATTCCGAAGAAGGTGAAAGAAGAGCGCTGGCACGAGGCCATGGCTTTGCAGAAAGAACTGGCGGCGGAGATCAACGGGCAGTGGGTCGGGCAGAACCTCCGTGTCCTGGTCGAGACTTCCGGGGTGGCCCGGGCCCAGGCCGACGCGCCGGACATCGACGGCCGGGTTTACGTCGACCCCGATTTGGCGGTGGGCGAATTCCACGAGGTGAAGATCCATGCGGTTCGCGACTACGATTTGATTGCCGAAGGGGCCGGCCGGGTCAAGGGAGCGGGCGGGCGGGCCTATGCGGCGGCGCGTTGA